The window cttaccatttatggtaaaaataaagtgtgttAATTAGATAGGAACGGAccgaaataaaaaagaatgataattAAGTGGGGATGaaggaatataaaataataaaatataattgcatACAATATCTTGCCTTCTAATAAaggattcatttttcttggatcggatgaatatttatttatgtaaattaatgTGACCTGCATGGGAAGTGAGTGGATTGAtgcagaaaagaaaaatggacaTGTTTACTGTATATGGTTGACACTTCATAGGAGGACATCCATGGTATATGTTGTGattcaattgaaatttgaatgtcCAACGACAGAATTGGCACTAGTGGTGTAGATTCACCGGATTCGGTCtagatttaaaaattaaatcaactcACTTGCTAAGTACGGTGTAAATTACAAATCTTGCTACACTCCGTCCCACGAGAATatactctcttttttctttagtcCGTCTTATAAGAATatgtattttgaaatttcgaaAACTCTTTTCTATCTAGGAGCATTCACAATGGGGCGTCCTATAGTCCTCCatgtcagcattttatcctcctgCTCATTCACCTGCAGTGGAGCACCTTATAGCCCGCCCCATAGTCTGCCCTAtagcattttatttatcttttgtatttattttactttttatgaatatttgaatataacaaaattgtaatttaacactacaaaaaaaaactttactTTATTGAAAGTCGAAAGAGTACAATACGAAATAACTTTAAAGAGCAACAATTTCAATGGCGATTAAGTGCCCAAATTTCTTCAACCATGTCGAACATGAGCCGGGCATGGTCTTGTTGGTTGCGCATTGAGGCCTGTGCCGCTAGAACCTCATTGTAGCCCATCGGTGATCATCGAACGTGATGCGGGGTTGCCGCACAGGAGCTAGGTCCAACTTCCTCATCGCCCCAATCGGTGACTCCAGTACCTTCGTCTTCGATTATCATGTTATCCAAGATGATGCACGGATACATGAGTGCCCAAATTTCTTCAACCATGTCGGACCTGAGTCGAGCATGGTCTTGTTGGTTGCGCATTGAGGCCTGTGCCGCTAGAACCTCATTGTAGCACATCGGTAACCATCGAACGTGATGCAGGGTCATTGTACAGGAGCTAAGTCCAACTTCCCCATCGCCCCAATTGGTGACTCCAGCACCTTCGTCTTCGACTATCATATTATCCAAGATGATGGACAGATACATGACATGGGCGATGACTTCCTTGTACCAGAAACGCACTGGACCTTTCACTATTACCCAACGCgcttggagcacaccaaatgcccgctccacatccttccgcGCAGCCTCCTGCCATTGTGAAAATAATGCTCTCTTTCGATTCGTTGGGAAGCTGATCGTCTACAGAAAAACAGGCCACCCCGGGTACATGTCATCTGTcaagtagtaccccatatgatgCTGGCATCTATTTGCAGTGAACTCGATGGTTGGGTCGTTGCCACTGCATTGCTCGATGAAAGGGTATGATGTGTTcaggacgttgatgtcgttgttcgatcCCGCACACCGAATTAagcatgccagatccagagTCGATAGTCAACGATGGCTTCGAGGATTATCGTCGGGTGGCAGCTCTTTAATCCACTAGTAAAATTGGCCTCTTCACGCCGTtagacagttcttccactcccgaTGCAATCTATGCTCCCTAGCATTTCAGGAAAGTCGTGCACCCTCTCGTGCATGTTCATTAGGGTCTGGCAATCATCAACGGTCGGCCTTCGCAAATATGTGTTGCGGAAAGCGTCCACAACTCCCTTGCAAAATTTCTTAAGGCACTCTCAGCCAGTTGTCTCCTCAACGTCAATACTGGTCGAACATATCCGTTGTGGTGCCTTAGGCCAACTGCCGGAGCGCAACTGTGCACTTAGTTCGGGTCTGACGATGCCATAAGGCCGATACTGGAAGTATGTATCACGTGCCTCCAACATATGAACAATGCGGAGAAAAGATCTGGCTGCATTCTAAATCGGCAGTAAAAAACCGTCGAGCCCCACCGTGGTTCATCGGCTAAATAGTCTGCAAACCGATGTTAGTGAGCTACGTCATGCTCGCGGGGGACAAAGGTCCGACATTAGATTGGCCTCTGGATCTGCTCCACCTGTTCACGCTCACGCTACATTTCGTCCAAGCAATCTGCCGCATTCTCATGAATGCAATCGACTAAGACCCGAGAATGCCCTCTGAGGTACTCCAATCGTTGATGGGATTCATTTTTAAAGAGTGAAAGAGAATGTAGATGGAAAAAAAGATTGGTGTGAAAAATGGAACGAGAAATGAGgtatatattattaagaaaatattaaaaaatcaaaaaaaaatgaaaacacgtCGCATCATTTGTGCCTGTCATCCGCGTCCCCCGCAATGTGGCGGACGATAGGCCAGATGATGCGTAATCCGAGGCCATCGTCCGCGGAGGAAGGGTCCACCTTCGTCTACCGTGGATCGTCTGCCCCATtacggatgctctaataaggtgagactcattctccactaataacactttaattacttttttctctaataaggtgagactcattctcgaGCTCGTGTCCGAGTCCGCGGACTTGGATCTTGACAATTGGTCTTTAAGTGGTCTTTGGACTGTTCTTTGGGCATGGTCATGGGCCTGGGTGCTTGGGCTTGACCAAGGCTAGTCTAattctttttagaccaccaaCGTTTCCACGTCAGCGAGTCAAGCGGGATGACACCTCGTCAGTATGACACCTCGTCAAGCGGGATCCCAAAACGTCTGTCCAGGATCAACCTCTCTAGCTCCTGTAACGGTTTGAAATGCTTGGTGGTTACAACCTCGCAATAATGACAGCCATCAAGGTTGTGTTGACCCTTGTAGTGGATTGAGCCTATAAATAAGTTAGTCATTCCATGCATTCCACACACCACACTCAAACATTTTGCATGCATAAGCTCCTTCTCTCTTTGTGCACTATCCTTCATAAGCTCAGTCCTCACCTCCATCCAGTTCGTCGGAGCTCTGCTGATAGCGGTGTTGCTTCATCCGAGACGAAGtcattttatctttggggacggcaCGCCAATCCGAGAGCACTACCTGAGTGTATTTCGTCTTGCAgaaagaggcctcctcgacCCGGCTTATTATTACATTAACAATTTACTGTTTCGAATTTGTCATTGTAATTtcgtttcaattttcattatgtATTTCCTCTTTTGGATTGTATTACTCCcgatttatctattttaatcCAAAAACCAAAATGTAATTGCAAATAATCTACTACCTATAATAATCAAATTGAAGGAGTGAGGTctcatattaaatattatttcaaattgagTTCATTATCATCGATAGATTGACTATTGTGAGTATGGATATCCATCAATCTACTACCTATAGTAATCAAATTGAAGGAGTGAGGtctcattttaaatattatttcaaattgagTTTATTATCATTGATAGATTGAGTATTGTGAGTATGGATATCCATCTCTCTCGAAATATGCGAGTTGATCAAATAACCTGCTAAAGTTACACggttgaattaaaaatttgtaaccCAATAAAAGTCGGTTTGCACCCATTAGCCCATAACTTGAGGATATGACCTGGTACTCAATGggctagtatagtgggttggcATATGTACTATTCTTGCATAATTCCTCGTCACCTTGCTATTTTGATCCATTCCATAATAagaatcacaattttttttataatagatgATAAATAggtttcacattccactaacctactttacttatattttattataaaactaatataaaaaaatagattttatattCCACAAACTTTTGCAACCCAATATTCTTTACagtttttaaaatccgtgctcACAATAAGAGTGGCTCCTATTATGGAACagaaggagtatattatttcttcttatttgACTACTAACTCAACACGtgatcataataaaataaataattaaataagtgaTTGCAATTATATTCTATTGTGAAACTCTATTTTTGTTGTAAAGTTTATACTACCaaagaatattatttcctCATTCCCATAAAATAGATTAATCCACAATCTACTAAAAATACTTCCAGTACTTCCActatttttccctctctctttgttactttttctatttcttacttactttaccaattggaCATTAAAACTTATGTCATATATaagtttgtctattttttgggaacgagagaatatattttaatattgtactTAGTCTTTAATACTTTCTTCGTCCCAAGGTAGTTGGGGCATTTTTCTAggcacaagatttaagaaaattgataTGGTAaggttaaagtagagagagtaaaataagagagaataaaagaataagagaaatgaagagagagttaAGTATGAGAAAGGATAACagtttttgcaaaaaaaaaaaaaaaaaaaaaaaaactcaactaCCTTGGACAAAAAAATACAACTTAACTATCTTGGGCAAAGGAATAATAATGAAAGAGTAAAATGACTACAAGCTCAAAGTAAATTCCCTAAATTAGAGCTCAAT is drawn from Salvia hispanica cultivar TCC Black 2014 chromosome 6, UniMelb_Shisp_WGS_1.0, whole genome shotgun sequence and contains these coding sequences:
- the LOC125194544 gene encoding uncharacterized protein LOC125194544 produces the protein MPASYGEAARKDVERAFGVLQARWVIVKGPVRFWYKEVIAHVMYLSIILDNMIVEDEGAGVTNWGDGEVGLSSCTMTLHHVRWLPMCYNEVLAAQASMRNQQDHARLRSDMVEEIWALMYPCIILDNMIIEDEGTGVTDWGDEEVGPSSCAATPHHVR